From the Acaryochloris thomasi RCC1774 genome, one window contains:
- a CDS encoding prephenate/arogenate dehydrogenase → MKIGIVGLGLIGGSLGLDFRALGHQVLGVSRKPQTCELALQRGAVDQASDDLSLLSTADVVFICTPLGSMRNVVERLIPYLYTDAIVTDVGSVKASVVDALHPLWPRFLGGHPMSGTEAAGIEAAQSNLFQGNSYVLTPVDETPAEIIPIVEPLVQSLGGTVYKCAPAEHDRAVAWISHLPAIASTTLIAACLQETDSDVFKLAQDLASSGFRDTSRVGGGNPELTRMMAEHNPDALLQSLRAYRQTLDQLTQLIEQGDWDTLEAQCIQTQKIRPQFM, encoded by the coding sequence ATGAAAATTGGCATTGTTGGTTTAGGTCTCATCGGTGGTTCCCTCGGACTTGATTTCCGTGCTCTAGGCCACCAGGTTTTAGGCGTCAGCCGGAAGCCTCAGACCTGTGAGCTGGCGCTGCAGCGGGGAGCGGTCGATCAAGCTAGCGACGATCTGTCGCTGTTGTCAACAGCAGACGTTGTTTTTATTTGTACACCGTTGGGATCGATGCGAAACGTTGTTGAGCGGCTTATTCCCTATTTATACACCGATGCTATTGTTACCGATGTTGGGTCGGTGAAAGCCTCTGTCGTCGATGCTCTTCATCCCCTATGGCCTCGTTTTTTAGGAGGCCATCCCATGTCTGGGACTGAGGCGGCAGGCATTGAAGCCGCGCAGTCAAACTTATTTCAGGGTAATTCCTATGTGCTGACACCCGTTGATGAAACACCAGCAGAGATTATCCCCATTGTTGAACCCCTTGTCCAAAGCCTCGGGGGAACGGTGTATAAATGTGCCCCCGCAGAACATGATCGCGCGGTGGCCTGGATTTCTCATTTACCTGCGATCGCAAGCACAACCCTGATCGCAGCCTGCCTCCAAGAGACTGACTCAGACGTGTTCAAACTCGCTCAAGATCTCGCCAGCTCGGGCTTCCGCGACACCAGCCGAGTCGGAGGCGGCAACCCCGAACTCACCCGCATGATGGCCGAACACAACCCGGATGCACTGCTGCAATCCTTAAGAGCCTATCGCCAGACCCTAGACCAGTTGACCCAGCTCATTGAGCAAGGCGACTGGGACACGCTAGAAGCCCAGTGCATCCAAACACAAAAGATTCGCCCTCAATTCATGTAG